The DNA region CGATAATTATCGGCGTTGGCAATGCCGCTCTTGATGCGGCCCGCATATTGGCGCTGCCCACATCAGATTTAGCGCATACCGACATCTCCGCTGTGGCATTGGATCAACTCGCCGCAAGCAAGATCACGGATATTCATGTGGTCGGTCGCCGCGGTCCTTTTGATGTTCGCTTCGCGCCCCAAGAATTAGAGTTGTTGGGAAAAATACAAGATTGCACTATTGAGGTTCATTCTGATATTCAAGTGCCTAAGATTGAAAATCCGTCCCCTGCTTGGGCGCGTCTTGAAAAGGCATATGCGCAAGTCTTCCGACAGGATCGTACCAATCGACGAATCCATTTCCATTTTAACTTGTCTCCAACAGCCATAATAGGCGATGACCATGTGACCGGCGTACTCTTCGATTCCGAGAATGACCATAGCATCCACATACCGGCGGGGCTTGTTATTGAGAGTATCGGACAGAAGACGGAGCGCCTTCCCGGCTTGCCCTACGATACGGAACAGCACTGTATCCCGAACCAAGAGGGACGTATAGAGGAGGGGGGCATCACGCTGCCCGGATTTTATGTCGCCGGTTCGGCAGCCCAAGGCGGTAACACTGTCATCGGAGCCAACAAACCGGCATGCATGAAAACAATCCGCAAAATCGTGGAAGACCGTGCTGAGCTCTGCCTCAAAGAAGCGCTCGACGAGGAAGGCTTATATACCTTGCTTCGTAAACAGCACTGCCACTATGTTTCTTTTCAAGACTGGCAGCGTATTAATAGTGTGGAACTAGAACGGGGCGCCCGTGCCGGCAAAGTACGTGAACGCTTTACCTGCGTTGCGGACGCCCTATCCGTTCTTCATGGCGCGGAAAAAGACCGTTAAGCCTTAGGCAGCTTTTGCCGCTTCATCTGCACGCTTTACGTAAGCATCCAAGGTCTGTCCGGTACTGCAGATATCTTTGACATAAGCAGACACGGCATCAAGATAGGTGAAATCAGCCTTCTCTGCACTTGGCATATCTGTAAACAGTGGGTTGTCTTGAACAACCTCGTCAAAACGCTCCGCCCACTCCAACTCGGGCATCAACACCTTGTAGGTACGGGAAAGATCCAAATCGCCGGTAAATGTCCATACTTTTTGCTCGCCGTCCCCGACACTTTCCGAAGTGACTTTTCCGTCAAAGCCCGCCCATGAGGTCTGCCCTTTCTTCTTGGTGGCAAGCCCCTCCAAATAGGCTTTGATCTGAGCGCCGGTGAGGGACACGTAGACTAAGATTTCGCCGCGCTGTCCACCGGCGCGATATAAGGCATTTTTATCGATGCCCCCGGCAGCGAGATTGCTGCGCATAATTTGACCGGCATGACAAAAAGCTATATCTGCCTTACCAAAAGACCGGAGCCCTTCAGCAGAGATCTGAGCGAGGGTGTTGGGCTGAATCACTTCGTTGGTGTGCCCCACCACTTCGTTCGCTTCAGGCACAATACGCGCCTCTTCCTCAAGGATCCATGCAATCATGGCTTCATCAGGCTGAATTCGATCATGAGCCATTTCGACGGCTTCCATACGATAATCAGCAATAACCCCTTTCTCACAATCGACAACCAAATC from Candidatus Hydrogenedentota bacterium includes:
- a CDS encoding FAD-dependent oxidoreductase; the encoded protein is MGKKRATLRVGIVGSGPAAFFCADYLLRLAKPCKVTLFERWPWPFGLVRDAIAPDKQNLRSSMDTFTNTAGASNFSFCGNVTIGKDISIETLKDYYHCLIVATGASTPHILPMRNPSLQGCLSAVEFAGWYNGRPGAAALHIPLDTPSAIIIGVGNAALDAARILALPTSDLAHTDISAVALDQLAASKITDIHVVGRRGPFDVRFAPQELELLGKIQDCTIEVHSDIQVPKIENPSPAWARLEKAYAQVFRQDRTNRRIHFHFNLSPTAIIGDDHVTGVLFDSENDHSIHIPAGLVIESIGQKTERLPGLPYDTEQHCIPNQEGRIEEGGITLPGFYVAGSAAQGGNTVIGANKPACMKTIRKIVEDRAELCLKEALDEEGLYTLLRKQHCHYVSFQDWQRINSVELERGARAGKVRERFTCVADALSVLHGAEKDR